In the Mauremys mutica isolate MM-2020 ecotype Southern chromosome 13, ASM2049712v1, whole genome shotgun sequence genome, one interval contains:
- the LOC123348086 gene encoding cathepsin G-like isoform X1, with amino-acid sequence MLILILLPVAFLLPPRAGAGEIIGGQEARPHSRPYMAYLNIRRKDNSFRCGGFLVAENFVLTAAHCNGDKITVYLGAHNIKQEEQSQQKISVRRPIPHQLYIRETHNNDIMLLQLEHKAELNEQVGLIPLPPAHQRVQPGTVCSVAGWGCTSALRKVLPDTLREVDLKVLDDEACLKHPGGIYRKYNTRTMMCGGDPKENKASFKGDSGGPLVCGKTAQGIVSWGSVNGTPPSVYVRLSTFIPWIRKTMKKLQP; translated from the exons ATGCTTATCCTGATCCTGCTGCCcgtggcctttctcctgccccccagagctggggctg GAGAGATCATCGGCGGACAGGAAGCCCGGCCGCACTCCAGACCCTACATGGCCTATCTGAATATACGACGTAAAGACAATAGTTTTCGCTGTGGAGGGTTCCTGGTGGCAGAGAACTTTGTGCTGACGGCCGCTCACTGCAATGGAGA CAAAATCACTGTGTACCTGGGAGCCCATAACATTAAACAAGAGGAACAGAGTCAACAGAAAATCTCCGTCCGCCGCCCAATCCCACACCAGTTATACATCAGAGAGACCCATAACAATGACATCATGCTGCTGCAG CTGGAGCACAAGGCAGAGCTCAATGAACAGGTCGGGCTCATCCCTCTCCCCCCGGCTCATCAACGAGTGCAACCAGGGACCGTGTGCAGCGTCGCCGGCTGGGGCTGCACAAGCGCACTCAGGAAGGTGCTCCCCGATACGCTCCGGGAGGTGGATTTGAAGGTGCTGGACGATGAGGCCTGTCTGAAGCATCCTGGTGGGATATATCGTAAATATAACACCCGCACGATGATGTGTGGGGGGGACCCAAAGGAGAACAAAGCCTCTTTCAAG GGTGACTCTGGGGGCCCCCTGGTGTGTGGGAAGACAGCCCAGGGCATCGTCTCTTGGGGGTCTGTCAATGGGACCCCCCCAAGTGTCTATGTGAGACTCTCCACCTTCATCCCCTGGATACGGAAGACAATGAAgaagctgcagccctga
- the LOC123348086 gene encoding granzyme B-like isoform X3, which translates to MLILILLPVAFLLPPRAGAGEIIGGQEARPHSRPYMAYLNIRRKDNSFRCGGFLVAENFVLTAAHCNGDKITVYLGAHNIKQEEQSQQKISVRRPIPHQLYIRETHNNDIMLLQLEHKAELNEQVGLIPLPPAHQRVQPGTVCSVAGWGCTSALRKVLPDTLREVDLKGDSGGPLVCGKTAQGIVSWGSVNGTPPSVYVRLSTFIPWIRKTMKKLQP; encoded by the exons ATGCTTATCCTGATCCTGCTGCCcgtggcctttctcctgccccccagagctggggctg GAGAGATCATCGGCGGACAGGAAGCCCGGCCGCACTCCAGACCCTACATGGCCTATCTGAATATACGACGTAAAGACAATAGTTTTCGCTGTGGAGGGTTCCTGGTGGCAGAGAACTTTGTGCTGACGGCCGCTCACTGCAATGGAGA CAAAATCACTGTGTACCTGGGAGCCCATAACATTAAACAAGAGGAACAGAGTCAACAGAAAATCTCCGTCCGCCGCCCAATCCCACACCAGTTATACATCAGAGAGACCCATAACAATGACATCATGCTGCTGCAG CTGGAGCACAAGGCAGAGCTCAATGAACAGGTCGGGCTCATCCCTCTCCCCCCGGCTCATCAACGAGTGCAACCAGGGACCGTGTGCAGCGTCGCCGGCTGGGGCTGCACAAGCGCACTCAGGAAGGTGCTCCCCGATACGCTCCGGGAGGTGGATTTGAAG GGTGACTCTGGGGGCCCCCTGGTGTGTGGGAAGACAGCCCAGGGCATCGTCTCTTGGGGGTCTGTCAATGGGACCCCCCCAAGTGTCTATGTGAGACTCTCCACCTTCATCCCCTGGATACGGAAGACAATGAAgaagctgcagccctga
- the LOC123348086 gene encoding cathepsin G-like isoform X2, giving the protein MAYLNIRRKDNSFRCGGFLVAENFVLTAAHCNGDKITVYLGAHNIKQEEQSQQKISVRRPIPHQLYIRETHNNDIMLLQLEHKAELNEQVGLIPLPPAHQRVQPGTVCSVAGWGCTSALRKVLPDTLREVDLKVLDDEACLKHPGGIYRKYNTRTMMCGGDPKENKASFKGDSGGPLVCGKTAQGIVSWGSVNGTPPSVYVRLSTFIPWIRKTMKKLQP; this is encoded by the exons ATGGCCTATCTGAATATACGACGTAAAGACAATAGTTTTCGCTGTGGAGGGTTCCTGGTGGCAGAGAACTTTGTGCTGACGGCCGCTCACTGCAATGGAGA CAAAATCACTGTGTACCTGGGAGCCCATAACATTAAACAAGAGGAACAGAGTCAACAGAAAATCTCCGTCCGCCGCCCAATCCCACACCAGTTATACATCAGAGAGACCCATAACAATGACATCATGCTGCTGCAG CTGGAGCACAAGGCAGAGCTCAATGAACAGGTCGGGCTCATCCCTCTCCCCCCGGCTCATCAACGAGTGCAACCAGGGACCGTGTGCAGCGTCGCCGGCTGGGGCTGCACAAGCGCACTCAGGAAGGTGCTCCCCGATACGCTCCGGGAGGTGGATTTGAAGGTGCTGGACGATGAGGCCTGTCTGAAGCATCCTGGTGGGATATATCGTAAATATAACACCCGCACGATGATGTGTGGGGGGGACCCAAAGGAGAACAAAGCCTCTTTCAAG GGTGACTCTGGGGGCCCCCTGGTGTGTGGGAAGACAGCCCAGGGCATCGTCTCTTGGGGGTCTGTCAATGGGACCCCCCCAAGTGTCTATGTGAGACTCTCCACCTTCATCCCCTGGATACGGAAGACAATGAAgaagctgcagccctga